TTGATAAGGAAAACAAAGTGGCGCTCGTCGAGGCCGCGCGCTTCTATGACCTGTCGCAAACCACCCTTGCAGCACACCTCGAAACGCTGAAGTTCTTCTATGCGAATCCGACGATAGATGCACATCCTGAAGATCGCTGCGTTTGTACTGCTCAGATGGCGCGCAGCATTACAGGTAAAGTGGTGTACCACGGGGATATCTGGATCCGCCCCGACTTCAGGGGCTCGGGCCTGCTCAAGATCATGACGGGGACTATGCGTGGCGTCAGTCTTGCGATGTGGGCTCCCGACTTTCTCTGTGGCCTAGCTGGGCGGTGGTCGTTGGATAAGAACGTCTATGATCCGGTTCACAATGAACCAGGCGGAGCAGACATTCACCTGGTGCAAGAGAATATCGTCGCTAACGATTGGCTGTTCTGGATGACAGGCTATGAACTTAAGCAATTGTTAGACGTAACGCCGGACCTGAACTGATCGTCTAACGTCGTTGCATTTGCGGGCTGCGGGCCGGAACAATACCGGCGACGAAGGTCTTGAGCTAACGCCCCACCGATTGCCGCTCTCTAGACTAGATGCCATACGCTTGTGAGTTAATGAGCGTGCCAAGCACTTCAGCTACCAGCAGCCTCTCCATCGGATCTCTATACACCATCCGGGTCACCGTACAAGGCTCACGACTTCGATCCGAGTTATCGCGTCGCTCCGCCCACCGCGTAGAAGCGGACATACCAATGCAAGGAGATCTTTCAATGAGTCTTAAGCTTACCGTCTTTACTGCGATACCCCGCGAAAGGGGACAGCAGCAAGGAGAGCTGATGCGATCGGAAATCGCGGCCAATGCTGACTTTTATTTAAAACGCTTTTGCGCTAACGGAACTAATCTTGCGCAAATTCAAGCTGAAGCAACTGGTTGGTTGCGCTTCCTTGAAGATCTACGACCCGACTACGTTGAAGAGCTGAGGGGAATTGCCGACGCTGCCTTTATGCCCCTCTATACGGTTGTGATGCTTAACGTCCGGCATGAGATTTGGCTACGCCTGATGGCACGTCGAGCCGCCGATCTATCGTATGGGATTTTGGATGGCTGCACGTCTGCCGGATTAATGCCCGAGGTAACCGCGCAAAATACAACAATGCTGGCGCAAACGATCGATGGGCAAGCGGCAGTTCGGGGCACCCTTTTTGTAGGCAAAGTAGTGACGCCCGCTAACCCGCAATGGCTGGGCATCTTCGAAGCAGGCTGCGCCGGCCCCATAGCGGGACTGAATGAAGCTGGGATCGGGCTAGTCTGCAACAGCTTGGTTTCGCCTATTGATGGCTCGGCACTCATGACCGCCCCGTTTAAGCTGAGGTGCCGGTCCATCCTTCAGGCGCCGACATTCGACCGCGCGATAAGCGCGATTATCCGCGCTGATCGAAACATCTCTATGAACTACCTGATTGGCCATGCTGATGGCGAGATTATCAACATTGAGAGCTCCCCCAATGACAAACGGTACATTTATCCTGAGGATGGGGTAATTTCACACGCAAATCATTTTGAGCCGGGAACACGAATACCTTCAGAATGGGAGCGCTTTGTGCCCGACAGTCCGTTTCGGTCCCGTCGCTTTGGTCGACATCTGCGCTCAAGGCTCGGGCAGGTGGATGTGGATCATATTTTGTTGGGCCTCAAAGACCATTTCTCTTACCCGGCATCCATTTGCTGTCACCCGAACCAGGATACGCAGTATCCGAATAGTACCCTTTCCGCCATCATTATGGATCTAAGCAAGCGTGTTTTGTTCGCCACTGACGGACCCCCGTGCAGCGCGCCGCTTGAGCGATTTGATCTTTGGATTTAGGGTCTGTACCTAATTAGCCGGTTCTGATTCCCTCGCACCGAGTTGATTCGGCACGGGGGACTTCGATGCGCAAAGGGCTGTTTTGGCTTAACGACAAGCAGTGGGCTCAGATAGAGCCGCATCTGCCGATGAACCAGACCGGCCCGGCGCGCGATGACGATCGGCGCATCATCAGCGGTATCATTCACATGCTTCAGTGCGGCGCACGCTGGCGCGATTGTCCGCCCGACTACGGTCCTTACACAACGATCTACAATCGGTTCAATCGCTCGGCCAAGCGTGGACATTGGCAGGCGATCTTTGAAGCGCTCGCCCGCTGTGGCAAGGACGGCGTGACTTTATCCATCGACTCCACCTCGATCAAGCGCATCGCTCGGCGAGCGGCGGAAAAGGGGGGGAGCATGAACAAGCGATCGGCCACTCGCGCGGTGGGCGGACCACGAAAATCCATGCGCTGAGCGACCCTGACTGCAGACCTTGCGCATTTCATCTCACTCCAGGCCAGGATGCAGATATAGCCGCAGCGCCGGCCCTTTTGGAACTCGCGCCACCGATGTCTGCCCTCATTGGTGACAA
This is a stretch of genomic DNA from Bradyrhizobium sp. CCBAU 53338. It encodes these proteins:
- a CDS encoding C45 family peptidase gives rise to the protein MSLKLTVFTAIPRERGQQQGELMRSEIAANADFYLKRFCANGTNLAQIQAEATGWLRFLEDLRPDYVEELRGIADAAFMPLYTVVMLNVRHEIWLRLMARRAADLSYGILDGCTSAGLMPEVTAQNTTMLAQTIDGQAAVRGTLFVGKVVTPANPQWLGIFEAGCAGPIAGLNEAGIGLVCNSLVSPIDGSALMTAPFKLRCRSILQAPTFDRAISAIIRADRNISMNYLIGHADGEIINIESSPNDKRYIYPEDGVISHANHFEPGTRIPSEWERFVPDSPFRSRRFGRHLRSRLGQVDVDHILLGLKDHFSYPASICCHPNQDTQYPNSTLSAIIMDLSKRVLFATDGPPCSAPLERFDLWI